One genomic region from Enterobacter hormaechei ATCC 49162 encodes:
- the glmS gene encoding glutamine--fructose-6-phosphate transaminase (isomerizing) has translation MCGIVGAVAQRDIAEILLEGLRRLEYRGYDSAGLAVVDAEGHMTRLRRLGKVQMLAQAAEEHPLHGGTGIAHTRWATHGEPSEGNAHPHVSEHIVVVHNGIIENHEPLREELKARGYTFVSETDTEVIAHLVHWELAQGGTLRDAVLRAIPQLRGAYGTVIMDSRDPSTLLAARSGSPMVIGLGMGENFIASDQLALLPVTRRFIFLEEGDIAEVTRRSVTVFDTKGEQVKRQEIESNLQYDAGDKGAYRHYMQKEIYEQPNAIKNTLTGRISHGEVDLSELGANANELLGKVEHIQIVACGTSYNSGMVSRYWFESLAGVPCDVEIASEFRYRKSAVRRNSLMITLSQSGETADTLAALRLSKELGYLGSLAICNVPGSSLVRESDLALMTKAGTEIGVASTKAFTTQLTVLLMLVAKLARLKGLDASVEHDIVHGLQALPSRIEQMLSQDKRIEALAEDFSDKHHSLFLGRGDQYPIALEGALKLKEISYIHAEAYAAGELKHGPLALIDADMPVIVVAPNNELLEKLKSNIEEVRARGGVLYVFADKDAGFASSDNMHIIEMPHVEEVIAPIFYTVPLQLLAYHVALIKGTDVDQPRNLAKSVTVE, from the coding sequence ATGTGTGGAATTGTTGGCGCAGTTGCGCAGCGTGATATTGCTGAAATCCTTCTCGAAGGTTTACGTCGTCTGGAATACCGTGGTTACGACTCTGCCGGTCTGGCTGTTGTCGATGCAGAAGGGCATATGACCCGTCTGCGCCGTCTCGGTAAAGTGCAGATGCTGGCCCAGGCCGCGGAAGAACATCCGCTGCACGGTGGTACCGGTATTGCGCACACCCGCTGGGCGACCCACGGCGAACCGTCTGAAGGTAACGCGCACCCGCATGTGTCTGAACACATTGTGGTGGTACATAACGGCATTATCGAAAACCACGAACCGCTGCGCGAAGAACTGAAAGCGCGCGGCTATACCTTCGTCTCTGAAACCGACACCGAAGTAATTGCTCACCTGGTGCACTGGGAGCTGGCACAGGGCGGTACACTGCGTGATGCGGTGCTGCGTGCGATCCCTCAGCTGCGCGGTGCTTACGGTACGGTGATCATGGATTCCCGCGATCCGTCCACCTTGCTGGCCGCGCGTTCCGGTAGCCCGATGGTGATTGGTCTGGGCATGGGTGAAAACTTTATCGCTTCCGACCAGCTGGCACTCCTGCCAGTAACCCGTCGCTTTATCTTCCTGGAAGAGGGAGACATTGCCGAGGTGACTCGTCGTAGCGTGACCGTCTTCGACACCAAAGGCGAGCAGGTTAAGCGTCAGGAGATCGAATCAAACCTGCAATACGACGCGGGCGACAAAGGCGCTTACCGTCACTACATGCAGAAAGAGATCTACGAGCAGCCAAACGCCATTAAAAACACGCTGACCGGGCGCATCAGCCACGGCGAAGTGGATCTGAGCGAGCTGGGTGCTAACGCCAACGAACTGCTGGGCAAAGTCGAGCATATTCAGATCGTGGCCTGCGGTACCTCGTACAACTCCGGCATGGTCTCGCGCTACTGGTTTGAATCCCTGGCAGGCGTGCCGTGTGATGTGGAAATCGCCTCTGAGTTCCGCTATCGCAAATCTGCGGTGCGTCGTAACAGCCTGATGATTACCCTGTCCCAGTCTGGCGAAACGGCAGATACCCTGGCAGCGCTGCGTCTGTCTAAAGAACTGGGTTACCTGGGCTCGCTGGCGATCTGTAACGTGCCAGGCTCTTCGCTGGTACGTGAATCCGATCTGGCGCTGATGACCAAAGCGGGCACCGAAATCGGCGTGGCCTCCACCAAGGCGTTCACCACACAGCTGACCGTTCTGCTGATGCTGGTGGCGAAACTGGCGCGTCTGAAAGGTCTGGATGCTTCCGTTGAACATGACATTGTGCATGGCCTTCAGGCACTGCCGAGCCGTATTGAGCAGATGCTGTCTCAGGACAAACGCATTGAGGCACTGGCGGAAGATTTCTCTGACAAACATCACTCCCTGTTCCTGGGGCGTGGCGATCAGTATCCGATTGCGCTGGAAGGCGCGCTGAAGCTGAAAGAGATCTCTTACATTCACGCGGAAGCCTACGCGGCGGGCGAGCTGAAACATGGCCCGCTGGCGCTGATCGACGCGGATATGCCGGTTATCGTGGTGGCACCGAACAACGAACTGCTGGAAAAGCTGAAATCTAACATCGAAGAAGTGCGCGCCCGTGGCGGTGTACTGTACGTCTTTGCGGATAAAGATGCCGGTTTCGCCAGCAGCGACAACATGCACATCATCGAGATGCCGCATGTGGAAGAGGTAATTGCACCGATCTTCTACACCGTTCCGCTGCAACTACTGGCTTATCACGTCGCGCTGATCAAAGGCACCGACGTTGACCAGCCGCGAAATCTGGCGAAGTCCGTTACCGTAGAATAA